Below is a window of Pseudoalteromonas undina DNA.
TATTGCTTTTGCTCGTAGCAAAGTGGGTGACCGTTATGTGATGGAACTACTGCAGCAAAAAGGCTGGAAAATAGGCGGCGAAAGCTCAGGTCATGTTTTAAATCTAGATTTGATTAGCACTGGCGATGGCATCATTTCAAGCTTACAAGTACTTGCTGCTATGGTGGCTCAAAACCGTACACTTCAAGATTTAGGCGCTGGATTTACTAAGTACCCAATGAAAATGATTAATGTGCGATACACTGCTGGTACCGATCCAACCCAAGCACCAGAAGTGCTTGCTATTGTGGCTGAAGTAGAGCAAAGCTTAGCAGATAAAGGCCGTGTATTACTTCGTAAGTCAGGTACTGAACCTGTTGTACGAGTGATGGTTGAAGCGGAACAAGAAAAAATAGTTATCGATAGCGCTCAGAAAATAGCAGCGGTTGTCGAATCTATGAGCAAACAAACTGATTGAGAACAATAACCTCTTGTAACTTTGGGCGAGTCGAGTTAATATCTCGCCCGCTTTCTAATGTGGAGTGGAAAAATGGCAACACGCAAGGCGATGGTCGCAGGCAATTGGAAAATGAATGGTTCATTAGAACTCGTTGAGCAACTGTCTGATGCTATTAACAATGTTAAATCTTCTGAAGTAAACATTGTTTTATTTCCTCCGTTTCCACTGATATCAGCAATGATTGCAAGTGGTGTAACTACTGGGACACAAACAGTTTCAGAGAATACGCCAGGTGCCTTTACTGGTGAAGTAGATGCCCAGTTGGTAAAACAGCTAGGTGCAAAATATGTACTGGTCGGTCATTCAGAGCGCCGCAGTATATACAAAGAAAGCAACGATACCGTAGCCGCAAAATTTGCTCGCGCCCAACAAGTAGGTTTAACACCTATATTATGCGTCGGAGAGAGTGAAATAGAGCAAGAAAACGGTCAAACAGAACAGGTAGTTGCTGCGCAGATTGACGCAGTAATTAATAAATTAGGTGTAGCAGCACTGAAAGAATCTGTGATAGCATATGAGCCCGTTTGGGCTATAGGCACAGGTAAGACTGCATCGCCTGAACAGGCGCAAAGTGTTCACAAATTTATCCGTGACAAAATTGCTTCACTAGACAGCGATTTAGCACAAGGGCTAACCATCTTATATGGTGGTAGCGTAAATGAAAAAAATAGCGAATTATTATTTGCACAAACAGATATAGACGGCGGCCTAATTGGTGGCGCAAGTCTAAAAGCAGAATCATTTACTGCTATCTGCAATAGTGCAAAAGGGACCGTATAAGATGTACGAAATTTTATTAGTAGTGTATTTAATTGTAGCTTTAGCGCTTGTTGGTATGGTTTTGATCCAGCAAGGTAAAGGTGCTGACATGGGCTCATCATTTGGTGCAGGCGCATCGTCTACTGTTTTTGGTTCTTCGGGAGCCGGTAACTTTATGACGAAAACGACAACAACTCTGGCAACTATCTTTTTTGTGTTAAGTATTGTTTTAGGTAACCTGACTGCCGGTCAAATCAAAAAGACTGACGAATGGGAAAACTTAGAAGCGGCTCCAGCTGTTGAAACTGTAACACCAGTTGAAGAAGATGTTCCAGTAACATCAACTAAAGAGCAAAGCTCTGACGTACCAAATTAATTAGTTTAAATTGTTAAGTTGCTCTCTTTCCTCGAGTTAGCTTTAAGACTTAACGCTAAGCGATAGCTTAAAAAATGCGGATGTGGTGGAATTGGTAGACACGCTACCTTGAGGGGGTAGTGCTTTCGGGCGTGGGGGTTCAAGTCCCCCCATCCGCACCAAATATAAAAACCAGTAACAGCAATGTTACTGGTTTTTTTGTGCCTAAAATTTAAAATATTAAACAACTCTTTTTGGATTAATGTTGAACATTGAGTAGAACACTCTATATTTCAATTGTAAGTGTTTATGAAAGAATACTACTGTATATTTAACTTTATGTATAAAAAGCATCAAAAGTTAAAAATAAAGTTAACATTTTTGTATCTTAAGCCGATAATAACTATAGATAATTAAACGGGGTAAATTAATATGGCTTCAGGTTTCTCTTTTAAAAACCTCAGCATTACTAAAAAAATACATGCAATTACATCTATAGCGATAATCGCATTTTTAGTAATTGTTTTGGTTAATTACTTTGCTATGAACGAAAATCGCATATCACTTGATGAAATGGAGAAATCTTCTTATAAAGTTGCCAAATTAACCTTGGCTAATGTAAGCATTTTAGAAAAGTTAGATGAGTTATATACTCAGGCTGTAACGTTTGGCGAGCAAGATTTAGTAACAAAAGCGAGTGAAACTTACCTGCAGCTCATCATGAATATAGACGCAATAGAAACAATTAATGCATCTTATATTAATAGCGACACAAAAACGCGACTGACTAATTATGAGAAAATATCTGCAACGATTGCCAACGGTATGGTTAATGGCACGGCTGATTTTAGTAAAATACAACAACAGGCTCAGCTTAAAACAAGCCTTTATGAAGCTGTTTTAACTAGCTTTAAAAGTGCGCAGCAAAAAGCAGATGATCGCTTCTTCCAGCTTGTTGCTAATACAAAAGCACGCTCAGATGATGCACTTAACTTAATGCTGGTTGTTGCGGTTGTATCATTAACACTGTTATTGCTTATGGCTATTTGGATTGCACGTAATATTGGTTCATCAGCCAGTGATGCCGCTAATAACCTGAGTCTTTTAGCAAGTGGTAAAGGGTCATTAAGTACAAAGCTTGCCGTTAACTCTGAAGATGAAATAGGTCAGGTATCAATAAACTTTAATGCATTCATTAGCTTGCTTAGAGAAACCGTTTTAGAAGTCATCGCGGTATGTGAACCGTTAATGGAAAACTCAACCCGTCTTGTACAGGGGATGGAGCGAGCTGAGCGAGCAACCACTAAGCAAACTACCGATGCCGATGTTGTTAAACAGTCTATGGAAGAGATGAAGCAAAGTGTTGGCGATATTTCACAATCAGCAGCAAGCGCATCTAATGCCGTGCAAACAGCAGAAAAAGAAGTAGATCAAAGCCGTGCTCAAGTAAAAATGTCTGTTAACGCATCGCGCACTCTAAGCGATGAAATTAATATAGCGGCCAACACCATTAATAAGTTAGCCGATGACACTAAAAATGTATCGCAAATACTAAATGTAATTACATCCATTGCCGAGCAAACAAACTTATTAGCCCTAAATGCCGCAATAGAAGCTGCACGCGCGGGTGAACATGGACGAGGCTTTGCTGTGGTTGCTGATGAAGTCCGTGAGCTTGCATCACGCACTGCACAGTCAACCAATGAAATTCGTGAGTTATTAAGTACCCTAAGTGTCGCAGCCAATGAATCTGTGACGGCTATGACCTCTGCAAGAGATATGGCAACCGATAATGCCAGTGCAGCAGAGCAAACCGGTGTTTCGATTGAAAAAATAGCCGAGCAAATACTAGAAATTAATGGTATGAACTCGCAAATTGCAGCAGCAACTGAAGAGCAAACCTCAGTAGCCGCAATGGTTGTAGACAACGTATCTAATATGCATGTTTCATTCGAAGATACGATGAGCTCACTCAAAGCCGTAAGAGATGTGGCTAAAAACTTACATTACCTTTCAGATAACTTATTAGATGCAACTGCTAAGTTTAAAATTGATGAGTAGTCGTTAAGGCGATATTTTAATGTTTTATTAAGGTTGTAAATAATAGGCATAAAAAAGCCCGCAATAAAGTATTTATTGCGGGCTTTTTATTTTTAATTTAGCAGATTAATACTTGCCTACTACTTTGACTTTATCACTTGCTTTAGCGCTATCAATATAGCCAATCGCATCTGTATTAGCAGCTACAAAATCAATCACGGCTTGGTCATTATCCAGTTTACCTGGAGGTGTGCCTTTACCAGTAAAAACCAGCTTTGACCAATAAGCATTTAACTGGCTGCCTGACTTACCAACAAGCTTGTCGTTAAATTCATCAGCTACCGCAGTACCATTTTGGTTAACAGGGTTTACTTTGGTGCCATCAGCAAACGATTTGCTCTTGCCAAGGTATATTTTTTTAATATCGTCTTGGCTTACTGCATTGGCATTCGCTGGGTTAACGATTACTGCAACTTCAGCAAATGCTGCAGTACTACATAGTGTTAGCATACTGGCTAAAATTAATTTCTTCATCATTCGCTCCAATTAAAATACTAAATCAACGCCAACGGCAACTACGTCAGTTTCAGTATTTGAGATATCATCTTTTAGGCGGCTAAAGTCTACTTTAAAGGCAGCCATTGGGTGGAAGTCATAACGAGCACCAATCGTGTATACATTACTCTTAGCTTTAGAGCCTTCCAAAACTTGGTTAAGCCCAGCATTTAACGGCGGTACATTTGGTAGTGCATTATAACGATTACTATCATGCTCATCATCGTTGTTTTCATAGGTTAAATGAACAAGCCAGTCGTCCATACGGTAGCCTAAAGATGTGTAATATTGAGTTTGCTTAGCGAGCGCACTGTTATCTACTTCAAACTGTGTGTATTCAGCGTCGAACAAGATATTGTTGTAATCAATTGAAAAGCCAAGTGCTAAAAATGCACCATCGTCTTCGTCAATAGCAATACTGTTTGCTTGATCAACAAAACCTGAGTTACGAAGGGCTTGTTCTAAGCCATTAAGCGCCATACCTTCGGCCGTATCATTTTCAATCTCAATACTTGTTTCAGCAACAAAGTAAGCAGCGCGAGCACTGAACCAATCGTAACTCAATGTCCAGTTTAACCCTGCAATGTCGTTAAGCTCGGTATCACCGTTAACAGATACTACGGCAATGTTATCATCGAAGCTGCCGTAAATAACCTGAAGAGTAGAGTCCCAATCACCAAGTTGAGTTGTATGTAATAAGCTTAGGCCTTCATAGGTTGAAAACGGTAAGTTATATACAGACTGAGGTGGGCGCACCCAGCGGTAGGTATAGCCAACATCTAAAAAGTCAGAGTAGCGATAAAAAGGTGCACGCATTTTACCAGCACTGATTTGTAATTCGTCAGATATCTCATAAGTTAAGTATGCCCATTCAAAGTCGGCGTCAAAATCATTTTCGCCGCGAGCCACTATCTGCGCTGTAGCGGATAGCTTCTCTTGCAGGTCAGCGGTTAGCTGAAGAGCAAACACGCTTTCATTTTTAAATGAAATATCATCATCATATCCATATAACGTTTGATCACTATCGAGCGACTTACCACCGACAATAGAAGCAAACCCATTAATACGAACTTCAGCACTCGCGTTACTTGTGGCAAGTGCGCAACAAATTGCTACTGCTACAGATAGTTTTTTCATTGTGTATCCTATTTAATTTCATGTGTATCCCGCTGCAGTATAAGATGAGTATTAACTTTTTTCTAATTAAAATTAATAAATTAAGTACTTTTCACTACTTTTTTGCAACAAGAACGCATGGCTGTGATTGAAAATTAAGGATTTTTTTATCTAAGGTAATGTAACCAACTGGGTTGTTTGAGTTATTTATGGTGAGGTTATGTTTATTGCAGTACGCATTAAGTAGTAATTATTTTTTAGTTATGAGCGCGTATTTATATTTTTTAGGTTATCTTGGCACCAACGAATTGCCTGCTGTTTATTTTTGACCGCTATTTTTTTATAAATTTTATGTAAGTGTACTCTAACCGTAGCTTCACTTATAAATAAACTATCAGCAATAGCACTGGAATGAAGACCACTAAAGAGTAGGTTAAGCACTTTAATTTCTTTATCGGTTAGGTTACTTGTTTGCAAAGCATTTTTTTGCTCTGTATCGAGCATTTGGCGCATCCAAATATCACTGATTGTGCGTGGAAACCACAATTCTCCTTGTGTAATTGCATCTAACCCCCTGTTGAATAGCTCTTCATTGGTGTCTTGATAAAAAAGACCTTTTAAGTTTGGCCATTCTTTTAGTGAAATAACATCAGTATCTTTAGGAATATTAAAAATAACCAATCCCTGATAATTATTGATTTGTATAAAATGGCTCAGAAGTTCGTAATTTGTAAGCGTATTGAGTGCTGAATAGCTGACTAACAATATGTCGCTATTTAATGTTGTAAAAAATAACGGATTGTAGGGGGTGTTATTAAAAAGCATGTTTGCTGATTGCGTGGTCTGTTTTTTTGTCATGCTTTTCACCTAAAAATGGTTTTGCTTAATATTTAAATATAAAGGGTCTTTGGATATTGTCATAACTTCAAGTAGCTTTAATGTGTTTTTTACAATAAACCAGCTGTATGATTAATGAGTAATATCGGTGGTGGTTAGTATTAAAGTCTTAATTTAAATTAGAACTGCGTCATTGTTTAGATAATTAGTTTAGGTTAAAAAGTTAAAAATTAATTTTTTTTTGCTTAAACTAAAGTTAAATATACATATTGTAACTTTTATGTAATACAATACA
It encodes the following:
- a CDS encoding phosphate ABC transporter substrate-binding protein: MKKLILASMLTLCSTAAFAEVAVIVNPANANAVSQDDIKKIYLGKSKSFADGTKVNPVNQNGTAVADEFNDKLVGKSGSQLNAYWSKLVFTGKGTPPGKLDNDQAVIDFVAANTDAIGYIDSAKASDKVKVVGKY
- a CDS encoding LuxR C-terminal-related transcriptional regulator; the encoded protein is MTKKQTTQSANMLFNNTPYNPLFFTTLNSDILLVSYSALNTLTNYELLSHFIQINNYQGLVIFNIPKDTDVISLKEWPNLKGLFYQDTNEELFNRGLDAITQGELWFPRTISDIWMRQMLDTEQKNALQTSNLTDKEIKVLNLLFSGLHSSAIADSLFISEATVRVHLHKIYKKIAVKNKQQAIRWCQDNLKNINTRS
- a CDS encoding methyl-accepting chemotaxis protein is translated as MASGFSFKNLSITKKIHAITSIAIIAFLVIVLVNYFAMNENRISLDEMEKSSYKVAKLTLANVSILEKLDELYTQAVTFGEQDLVTKASETYLQLIMNIDAIETINASYINSDTKTRLTNYEKISATIANGMVNGTADFSKIQQQAQLKTSLYEAVLTSFKSAQQKADDRFFQLVANTKARSDDALNLMLVVAVVSLTLLLLMAIWIARNIGSSASDAANNLSLLASGKGSLSTKLAVNSEDEIGQVSINFNAFISLLRETVLEVIAVCEPLMENSTRLVQGMERAERATTKQTTDADVVKQSMEEMKQSVGDISQSAASASNAVQTAEKEVDQSRAQVKMSVNASRTLSDEINIAANTINKLADDTKNVSQILNVITSIAEQTNLLALNAAIEAARAGEHGRGFAVVADEVRELASRTAQSTNEIRELLSTLSVAANESVTAMTSARDMATDNASAAEQTGVSIEKIAEQILEINGMNSQIAAATEEQTSVAAMVVDNVSNMHVSFEDTMSSLKAVRDVAKNLHYLSDNLLDATAKFKIDE
- the secG gene encoding preprotein translocase subunit SecG, with product MYEILLVVYLIVALALVGMVLIQQGKGADMGSSFGAGASSTVFGSSGAGNFMTKTTTTLATIFFVLSIVLGNLTAGQIKKTDEWENLEAAPAVETVTPVEEDVPVTSTKEQSSDVPN
- the tpiA gene encoding triose-phosphate isomerase, which gives rise to MATRKAMVAGNWKMNGSLELVEQLSDAINNVKSSEVNIVLFPPFPLISAMIASGVTTGTQTVSENTPGAFTGEVDAQLVKQLGAKYVLVGHSERRSIYKESNDTVAAKFARAQQVGLTPILCVGESEIEQENGQTEQVVAAQIDAVINKLGVAALKESVIAYEPVWAIGTGKTASPEQAQSVHKFIRDKIASLDSDLAQGLTILYGGSVNEKNSELLFAQTDIDGGLIGGASLKAESFTAICNSAKGTV
- a CDS encoding porin codes for the protein MKKLSVAVAICCALATSNASAEVRINGFASIVGGKSLDSDQTLYGYDDDISFKNESVFALQLTADLQEKLSATAQIVARGENDFDADFEWAYLTYEISDELQISAGKMRAPFYRYSDFLDVGYTYRWVRPPQSVYNLPFSTYEGLSLLHTTQLGDWDSTLQVIYGSFDDNIAVVSVNGDTELNDIAGLNWTLSYDWFSARAAYFVAETSIEIENDTAEGMALNGLEQALRNSGFVDQANSIAIDEDDGAFLALGFSIDYNNILFDAEYTQFEVDNSALAKQTQYYTSLGYRMDDWLVHLTYENNDDEHDSNRYNALPNVPPLNAGLNQVLEGSKAKSNVYTIGARYDFHPMAAFKVDFSRLKDDISNTETDVVAVGVDLVF